The DNA region ACTGCTCCCATGACGCTTACATTTTGATCTGTTGAAATAGCATTTCTGTATATTTCCTTTTGCCAATCAGTATTTGCAGTTCCTAAGTAGTTTATAGCAGCACCTGTAATTTTACCAGCATCAATTTGGGCTTGTAGAGCAGCACGAAACTCCTTGGCATCCATTACGTCAATTAATTTTACTGGAACTCCTACTGATACGTTGCTGTTATAACTTACTTTGAAAGGAACACCCAAACTACCTTTTTTTGTAGTAATAATTATGACTCCGTTTGATGCTCTTGAACCATAAATTGCTGCTGCTGAAGCATCTTTAAGCACAGTTACAGATTCAATATCACTTGGGTTTATGGTCATTAATGGATTTGCCAACCCTGATATTGTAGTATTGTCAATTGGAAATCCATCAATTACATACAAAGGATCGTTGTTTGCTTTTAATGATGACCCCCCTCTGATACGCACAGTAGAATTGCTACCAGGTGCTCCACCAGTTGAAGTTACAACAACACCTGCCGATTTTCCAACAATCAACTCCTGTGGTGAGGTAATTGAACCTTTGTTGAAATCTTTTGAACTTACAGTTGTGACTGAACCAGTTAGATCTGTCTTTTTAACAGTTCCATAACCAATTACCACAACCTCATCCAGTGATTCGGAAGACACTTTTAAGGCAATATCTATCACTGAACGGCCATTAACTGGTATTTCCTGAGCTTCGTAACCTACGAAACTGAATACCAGTACATCGTTTGCTTTTGCCTGGATTAAATACTTACCATCCATGCTGGTGGCTGTCCCAGTTGACGTTCCTTTTATAAGTACTGTTACACCGGGTAATGGATCTTTACTCGTAACATCGGTAATTGTACCTGTTACGGTGACCCCTTGACCAAAGGTGAAACCACCATACATAATAAAAGCTAACAGGACAAAAAATCTCCTGATGAAAAACTCTTTCTTCATATCTCTTATTTTAGGTTTAGGTTTAAACTTTTACAATGGCAATCTACTGATAAATTTAGCATAATATAAAACCATAAGCAATTATTAATCAATAAATTATGCAAACGTTACCGCAATCGTTTGAAATATGGCTTTTCTATTTGAAAATATATTTATAACTTGAAAAAAGTTGATGAGGCACTTTGCAATTTATTTATTCGTTGAACTTCTTTTTTACTAACTTTGTTAAAATATTTTCTATGAAATCGAATCAGGTTACAATTAAAGATATTGCACGCGAATTGGGTATTAGCCCTTCAACAGTTTCTAGAGCATTAAAAGATCACCCTGATATTAGCCAAGATACTAAAACTCTTGTAAATAATTTAGCAACAAAACTTAACTATCGACCCAATATCATTGCATTAAGTTTACGTAGCCAAAAGAGTAATGTCATTGGGGTAATCATACCTGAAATAGCTCACTACTTTTTTTCTTCAGTTATTTGTGGGATAGAAGAGGTTGCCAATGAAAATGGCTACAGTGTAATGATTAGCCAATCAAGTGAGGATTATAAAAAAGAGGTGGCAGCCTGTGATGCTTTTTATAATGGAATAATTGATGGACTCCTAGTTTCTGTTACCAAGGAGACTGAAGATTATGTTCATTTTCAGAAATTGGAGGAAGAAGGGATCCCAATTGTGTTTTTTGATAGGATTGTTGAGGAGATAACATCGGATAGAGTTATTATCGATGATTTTGTTGGAGCGTATCAGGCAACTGAGCACTTAATTATTCAGGGACGTCGTAAGATAGTTCATTTTGAGGGCCCACAAAACCGTTTAATTGGGCAAAATAGACTAAGTGGTTATCTGAAAGCGATGAGTGATAATGGAGTAGTAATAGATAGATCGTTACTGATTCCTTGCGATAATTTCCATTCGGCAATTATCGAAACTCAACAGTTGATTGATAGTAAGGTTAAGTTCGATTCAATATTTACCGTAAACGACTTTTCTGCTGCGGGTGCAATGAAAGTGTTACAGAGGAATGGCCTTAAAGTACCTCAGGATGTTTCTGTAGTTGGTTTTGGTGATGATTTGATTGCTGAGATGCTAGATCCAGCATTAACTACGGTAAAGCAACCTGGGTTTGAGATGGGACGAAAGGCAATGGAGTTGCTTATTAAAAGAATAAAGCAGAATAAACCAGAACCCCAAAAAACCGAAACACTAAAAACAAGCCTAGTCGTGAGGGATTCATCGAAAATTAGGTAAATCATATTTTGTTATAAAGTATTTAATAAGCTCAGCTATTCGTTGGGCTTTTTTTATTAGTTCTTAGTAATCCTTTCTAAAAGAAGATCATTAAAAAAAAATATTTTTTTTGTGCCTTCCGTAATCGTTTGAAATGCCCTTTCCAAGTTTTAAACCCCTTGTATTTAGAAGGTTCTAGTGAGTTGGAAGATCTATTGAATCTCTTTTTTACGTACTTTTGAATTTGCAGTTCAAAACCTATACCCTATACCTATATTATATATATGAGCAAAAGACCTAAATTGAGTTTTTGGCAAATTTGGAATATGAGTGTTGGATTTCTTGGAATCCAATTCGGTTTTGCCCTCCAAAACGCCAATGTTAGTAGAATCTTTGAGACACTTGGAGCTAAAATTGAAACAATTCCCATCCTTTGGTTAGCAGCTCCGTTAACAGGACTAATCATACAACCAATTATTGGTCATGCTAGCGATAAGACCTGGGGAAGATTTGGACGAAGAAGACCCTACTTTCTGGTAGGCGCAATCCTAGCATCGCTTGCATTGTTTATTATGCCTAGTTCTCCGGTATTATGGATAGCAGCTGGTATGCTTTGGATAATGGATGCATCCATAAACGTATCGATGGAGCCCTTTAGGGCTTTTGTTGGTGATATGCTTCCATCGGAACAGAGAACAACAGGTTTTGCAATGCAAAGTTTCTTTATTGGAACTGGTGCCTTTGTTGCCTCTTCGTTGCCATATATTCTTACTAATTGGTTTAATATTCCGAATACAGCAGCAACAGGCGAGATTCCAATGTCAGTAAAACTTTCGTTTTACATAGGGTCTGTGGTATTTATATCTGCTATCATAATAACTGTTGTATCAACTAAAGAGTACTCTCCTGAGCAACTCGAAGAGTTTGATAATGCAGAAAAAGAAGAGTTAGAAATGGGTAATCTTTCAGATTATGAAAAGATAAATCCTCCTCACTTAAAATATCAAATCGGTGTGATTGGACTTATTTTAGGCATTCTTTTATCTGTATTTCTATTCTTTATAGATGTTCAGAAGGAGGTTTATGTCGGTTCAATAGGTTTAATTGCTTTCGGTATTCTCGAAATTATTGCAGGTTATTTTCAGGGTTACACTAATAAAGCGAAAGGGTTGGTTGAGGTAATTTCAGACCTGAATACAATGCCTTCAACAATGAAACAGTTGTCATTTGTTCAATTTTTTTCATGGTTTGCACTATTCTCAATGTGGATTTATACAAACAGAGCAGTTACAAGCCATATATATGGAACAACAGATCCAACATCTGCCTTATATAATGAGGGAGCAAATTGGGTGGGTTTCTGTTTTGGAATTTATAATCTTTTTGCAGCGTTATTTGCTTTTTTATTAATAATCTTTGCTCGTTTAACGAGCCGAAAAATAACACACATGATTGCTTTAATTGTTGGTGGTGTTAGTTTTATTTCAATTTATTTTATATCAAATCCCAACTTTTTACTAATATCATTTTTAGGAATTGGGTTAACCTGGGCAAGTATCCTTGCAATGCCATATGCTATACTTACTGGTTCGCTACCATCTAAGAAAATGGGAGTATATATGGGTATTTTTAATTTCTTTATTGTAATTCCTCAGATTCTAGCGGGCAGTATTTTAGGATATTTGGTTGGCAAAGTATTTCACGATGAAGCTATCTATGCCCTAGTCCTAGGCGGGATATCACTATTCATAGCAGCTTTTTTAGTTCTATTTGTAAAAGATAAGAGGTAAATAGTAATGTTTTCATTTAAGTTTTGTTTTAGGTGTAGTTGGGGGTAGGGGAAGGTTGGAACGACAAATTTGTTGTTCCAACCATCCTATTTCTTAAGGATTAATTTTGAATTATAAAAGATGTTTGACATAAAAGCTTGCATATTCGATCTTGATGGAGTTGTTGTTGATACTGCAAAGTACCATTATTTAGCGTGGAGAAGATTGGCTAGTGAACTTGGATTTGAGTTTCATATAGAGGATAATGAGCGGTTAAAAGGCATTAGCCGTATAGAGTCGTTAAACATTCTTTTAGAGATTGGTAAATTATCTCTAAATACACAGGAGAAAGAGAAATTAGCCAAACAGAAGAATGATTGGTATCTCGATTACATTAATAAAATGAAATCCGATGAAATTCTTCCAGGGGTTAGGGCGTTTATTGAGGAGCTAAAGGGTAATGGGATTAAAATAGGCTTGGGCTCTGCAAGTAAGAATGCTACCTTGATTCTTAATCAACTCGGAATTATTCATCTATTCGAAACCATTGCTGATGGCAATAGAGTTTCTAAGGCAAAACCCGATCCTGAAATTTTTTTGCTTGCAGCAAAGGATTTAAAGGTTGAACCAAACCAAAGTATTGTTTTTGAGGATGCAGAAGCAGGAGTTGAAGCAGCAATCCGAGGAGGATTTAGGTGTGTTGGTATTGGTGAGCAATCAATTCTTTACAAAGCAAATATCGTTTTACCAAATTTTAAAGGGATGACGATGAGTAAGTTTATGAGTTTGATAAACTAATCATAAAATTTTTTCTGCTATGAATCACCCACATTAATTTGTGCAATTATGAAAAAAGTATGGGTTTTTCGTTCACTTGGTAGAAAATGCTATAATTATAATTGTAACGTATTAATAACTAAATATTTTTACGGATGAATCAATACTTAAAGCACGACGAGTGGTCAATTATTGAGGAGGGTTTTAACCCAATGAATGCACGTGCTTCAGAAAGTATTTTTAGCCTCGGCAATGGTGCAATGGGTCAGAGGGCGAATTTTGAAGAACGTTATAGCGGCAAATCCTTGCAAGGAAGCTACGTTGCAGGAGTATACTACCCTGATAAAACTCGCGTTGGCTGGTGGAAGAATGGCTACCCTGAATATTTTGCAAAGGTTATTAATTCTACAAACTGGATAGGCATTAATGTTCTTGTTAATGGTGAGCATATTGATTTGGCGGTATGTAAAATTGACTCATTCACTAGAACCCTTAATATGAAGGAGGGATTTCTCGAACGCAAGTTTGTTGTAGAGATGCCTTCGGGGATAAAGGTTAAAGTGAACGCCAAGCGATTTCTTAGCATGAGTACTCCAGAATTGAGTGTAATAAGATATTCAGTTACACCTTTAAATGCTAAGGCTGAGATATCGTTACAACCATATCTTGATGGGAATGTTATAAATGAAGATTCCAATTATGACGAAAAATTTTGGAATGAAGTTGAAAAGGTTTTTCTGAATGATGGTGGGTATCTAATTACTCAAACCAAAAAACTCGACTATATCGTTGGTCATGGGATGATGTGTAATGTTACCTTAGATGAACAGACGACAATTGATATAACCGATAAGAATCAATACGAAAAATATATTGGTTGTTCTTATAATCAGACTGTTGAAATAGGACAAACATTAACTGTTATTAAGTATGTAGCGGTTATTTCATCATTAAACTGCGAAAAGAATAATATTGGAAAATCAATAAAAGATTTCTTAAACACTGCTGTTTTGAAGGGTTACAATTCCCTGATTAAAGATCACATTGAGGCATGGGCTGATATTTGGGTGCATAGCGATATTACTGTTGAAGGTGATATTGCTGCTCAACAAGGCATAAGATTTAACATATTTCAGCTTAGTCAAACCTATACAGGTAAAGATGAACGTTTAAATATTGGCCCAAAAGGATTTACTGGAGAGAAGTATGGTGGATCAACGTATTGGGATACAGAGGCATATTGTTTACCATTTTATTTAGGCACACACGGACAAAAAGTTGCTCGTCAGCTGCTTCTTTATAGGTATAAACATTTAGAAAAAGCAATTCTTAATGCTAGTAAATTAGGTTTTAAAGATGGTGCTGCGCTTTATCCGATGGTTACCATGAATGGGGAGGAATGTCACAATGAATGGGAAATAACCTTTGAGGAGATACATCGTAATGGTGCAATCGCTTTTGCAATATTTAACTATGTAAGATACACGGGTGATTCGACATATCTTGCAAATTTTGGACTAGAGGTGCTGATTGCTATATCAAGATTTTGGGTTCAACGTTTTACCTATTCTGAATCAAAGAGTAAATATGTAATGCTTGGTGTTACTGGGCCAAATGAGTACGAGAATAATGTAAATAACAATTGGTATACAAGCACAATTGCAAGTTGGTGTCTTGAGTATACTGAACAGGCCGTTAGGCAAGTTAAACAGATTGAATCAGGGAAATATAAAAATATTATCGAATTGGTTAAGTTCGATGAAATAGATGAGATAGCCAAATGGCAAGAAGTTAGAGCAAATGTTTATCTCCCGTATGATGAAAAGCATCAAGTTTTTCTACAACAAGAGGGATACATGGATAAGGAGCAGATTTTGGTAAAGGATCTCGAACCTTCTCAACGACCCATAAACCAAAAATGGAGTTGGGATCGAATTCTTCGCTCATGCTTCATCAAACAGGCAGATGTGCTTCAGGGAATATATCTTTTTGAAGATCAATTCGATATTGAGACTATCAAAAGGAATTTTGAATTCTATGAAAACCGTACTGTTCACGAATCATCTCTGTCGCCCTGTGTTCACTCAATTCTGGCTTCAAAGATTGGGAAAATCGAACAAGCTTACAACTTATACCTTAGAACTGCCCGTCTTGATTTAGATGATTATAATAAGGAAGTCCATGAAGGACTTCATATTACAAGTATGGCAGGTACTTGGATGTCTATTGTTGAGGGTTTTGGTGGTATGAGAATTCAAAATGATATACTTATCTTTAACCCCTGTATTCCCAAAGGATGGAAATCCTTTAGTTTTAAGATTTGGTTTCGCGACAATCTAATAAAAGTTAAAGTTGCTCATGATGAAATCATAATAATCAATGAGCAGGGACCCTCCTTAACCGTGAAGGTCTGGGATAAGTCATTAATAGTAAATGGTGGTAGCATGGTAAAAATATGATACTTATTAATTGTATTATTATCGGCTAATTGTTAAGTATTTAAATTATTCGTCTAAATCATGAAAAAAATCTCTTCTGGGGTTCTAACCGGAAAGCAACTTTCGGAGTTGTTCTCTTATGCAAAGGCCGAAGGCTTTGCTATTCCTGCTGTTAACGTAACAGGGACAAACACCATGAACGCTGTACTTGAAACTGCTAAAGCAGTTAATTCACCAGTAATCATTCAGTTTTCGAATAGTGGGGCTTCGTTTTTAGCTGGTAAAACATTAAGCAATGATGGGCAAAAGGCTAGCATTCTAGGAGCTATAAGCGGTGCGAAGCATGTTCATCTTCTGGCTGAAGCGTATGATGTTCCCGTAGTTCTGCATACTGATCATGCTGCAAAGAAATTACTTCCTTGGATTGATGGTTTACTCGATGCTGGAGAGAAATACTATAAGGAAACAGGGAAACCCCTATTTAGCTCTCATATGTTGGATTTATCCGAGGAAAGTTTAAAGGAGAATATAGAGATATGTAAACGCTACCTTGAGCGTATGAGCAAAATGGGAATGACCCTTGAAATAGAATTGGGTGTTACGGGTGGTGAAGAGGATGGTGTAGATAATACTGGTGTTGATAGTTCAAAGTTATATACCCAACCCGAAGAAGTTGCCTATGCGTATGAGGAATTATTGAAGATCAGCCCCAATTTTACCATTGCTGCGTCATTTGGTAATGTTCATGGTGTATATAAACCAGGAAATGTTGTTTTGAATCCGGTAATTCTCATGAATTCTCAGAAATTAATAGAGCAGAAGTTTAGTACAAAACATAACCCCGTAAACTTTGTTTTCCATGGAGGTAGTGGCTCTGAGAAGGAAAAGATAGCTGAAGCGATTAGCTATGGTGTTATTAAAATGAATATCGATACTGACCTTCAGTGGGCTTACTGGGATGGTATTAGAAAATTTTATATTGCTAAACAGGGATATCTTCAAGGACAAATTGGAAACCCTGAGGGAGAAGATGCTCCTAATAAAAAGTATTACGATCCTCGTGTTTGGCTTCGAAAAGGGGAGGAGTCTATTGTTGAACGATTAAAAGAAGCTTTTGCTGATTTAAATGCATTAAATAGGTGGATTTAAACTTTTTAGAATTTTAACATATGCAAAGATATCTAGTTTTAATGTCATTAGCATTTATTCTTTCTTTTCAGATGAGTAAGTCACAATCGATAAATCGGGTTGAACCGCTTAACTGGTGGGTTGGTATGAAAAATCAAAACCTTCAACTTATGATTTATGGAAAAAATATTGGTGGCGCTGATGTAAAAGTAAATTATGCTGGTGTTAAACTTGTTAAGGTTAATCGTGTTTCCAATCAAAACTATCTGTTTTTAGACTTGTTTATCGATAAAACTACCCAAGCAGGTAATTTTGATATTAATTTTACTTTTCAGAATAGGAGCACATTAAAGCATTCATATTCACTTTTTCAACGCAAGGAGAACTCTTCATTACGTAATGGGTTTAGTTCCAAGGATGTTGTTTACCTGATTATGCCTGATAGGTTTGCAGATGGCGATACTTCGAATGATAATGTTGCTGGTTATGCAGATGTTATAGACCGAAAAAACCAGTACGGTCGACATGGAGGTGATATACGGGGAATTATAAATCATCTTGATTATTTTAATGATTTGGGAGTTACAACCCTATGGTTAACCCCAGTGCTTGAGAATAATCAAACCAAGGGATCTTATCATGGGTATTCTATTACCGATTATTATAAGATTGATCCACGCCACGGCTCAAATGAACTTTATAGTTCAATGGTTGAACAGGCTCATCAGAAAGGGCTAAAAATTATTATGGATATGGTTTTTAATCATTGTGGAAGTGAGCATTGGTGGATGAATGACCTACCATCGGAGGATTGGATTAACGTTTGGCCTGAATACACTACCTCAAACTTCAGATCGAGTGTATTATCCGATCCTTATGCATCAGATTACGACACTAAAATGATGTCAAGGGGTTGGTTCTCAGGTACTATGCCTGATTTAAATCAGGATAATCCATTTTTGGCAAACTATCTTACACAGAATAGCATTTGGTGGGTTGAGTTTGCCGATTTGGATGGTATAAGGATGGATACATACCCATTTTCACAGAAAAATTTCATGGCACATTGGGCAAAAGTTGTAATGACTGAGTATCCTAATTTTAATATTGTGGCAGAGGCTTGGTTTAAAGAATCACCTTGGTGTGCTTATTGGCAAAAAGATGCTAATAATAGAGATGGATATAATTCGAATGTGCCTTCTGTAATGGATTTTCCCTTAATGTTTACAATGCAAGTTGCGTTCGATGATACAATGGGTTGGGATATGGGTCTTACACGCCTCTATAATCATCTGTCCAAGGACTTTTTATATGCAAATCCTAGTAATATCTTAATATTTGCTGACAATCACGATGAGTCAAGGTTTTTTATGGCAAAAGATAGTATTAGCCGGTATAAATTAGTAATGACTTTTTTATTGACCAC from Bacteroidales bacterium includes:
- a CDS encoding LacI family DNA-binding transcriptional regulator, which produces MKSNQVTIKDIARELGISPSTVSRALKDHPDISQDTKTLVNNLATKLNYRPNIIALSLRSQKSNVIGVIIPEIAHYFFSSVICGIEEVANENGYSVMISQSSEDYKKEVAACDAFYNGIIDGLLVSVTKETEDYVHFQKLEEEGIPIVFFDRIVEEITSDRVIIDDFVGAYQATEHLIIQGRRKIVHFEGPQNRLIGQNRLSGYLKAMSDNGVVIDRSLLIPCDNFHSAIIETQQLIDSKVKFDSIFTVNDFSAAGAMKVLQRNGLKVPQDVSVVGFGDDLIAEMLDPALTTVKQPGFEMGRKAMELLIKRIKQNKPEPQKTETLKTSLVVRDSSKIR
- a CDS encoding MFS transporter, which encodes MSKRPKLSFWQIWNMSVGFLGIQFGFALQNANVSRIFETLGAKIETIPILWLAAPLTGLIIQPIIGHASDKTWGRFGRRRPYFLVGAILASLALFIMPSSPVLWIAAGMLWIMDASINVSMEPFRAFVGDMLPSEQRTTGFAMQSFFIGTGAFVASSLPYILTNWFNIPNTAATGEIPMSVKLSFYIGSVVFISAIIITVVSTKEYSPEQLEEFDNAEKEELEMGNLSDYEKINPPHLKYQIGVIGLILGILLSVFLFFIDVQKEVYVGSIGLIAFGILEIIAGYFQGYTNKAKGLVEVISDLNTMPSTMKQLSFVQFFSWFALFSMWIYTNRAVTSHIYGTTDPTSALYNEGANWVGFCFGIYNLFAALFAFLLIIFARLTSRKITHMIALIVGGVSFISIYFISNPNFLLISFLGIGLTWASILAMPYAILTGSLPSKKMGVYMGIFNFFIVIPQILAGSILGYLVGKVFHDEAIYALVLGGISLFIAAFLVLFVKDKR
- the pgmB gene encoding beta-phosphoglucomutase, producing the protein MFDIKACIFDLDGVVVDTAKYHYLAWRRLASELGFEFHIEDNERLKGISRIESLNILLEIGKLSLNTQEKEKLAKQKNDWYLDYINKMKSDEILPGVRAFIEELKGNGIKIGLGSASKNATLILNQLGIIHLFETIADGNRVSKAKPDPEIFLLAAKDLKVEPNQSIVFEDAEAGVEAAIRGGFRCVGIGEQSILYKANIVLPNFKGMTMSKFMSLIN
- a CDS encoding glycoside hydrolase family 65 protein, giving the protein MNQYLKHDEWSIIEEGFNPMNARASESIFSLGNGAMGQRANFEERYSGKSLQGSYVAGVYYPDKTRVGWWKNGYPEYFAKVINSTNWIGINVLVNGEHIDLAVCKIDSFTRTLNMKEGFLERKFVVEMPSGIKVKVNAKRFLSMSTPELSVIRYSVTPLNAKAEISLQPYLDGNVINEDSNYDEKFWNEVEKVFLNDGGYLITQTKKLDYIVGHGMMCNVTLDEQTTIDITDKNQYEKYIGCSYNQTVEIGQTLTVIKYVAVISSLNCEKNNIGKSIKDFLNTAVLKGYNSLIKDHIEAWADIWVHSDITVEGDIAAQQGIRFNIFQLSQTYTGKDERLNIGPKGFTGEKYGGSTYWDTEAYCLPFYLGTHGQKVARQLLLYRYKHLEKAILNASKLGFKDGAALYPMVTMNGEECHNEWEITFEEIHRNGAIAFAIFNYVRYTGDSTYLANFGLEVLIAISRFWVQRFTYSESKSKYVMLGVTGPNEYENNVNNNWYTSTIASWCLEYTEQAVRQVKQIESGKYKNIIELVKFDEIDEIAKWQEVRANVYLPYDEKHQVFLQQEGYMDKEQILVKDLEPSQRPINQKWSWDRILRSCFIKQADVLQGIYLFEDQFDIETIKRNFEFYENRTVHESSLSPCVHSILASKIGKIEQAYNLYLRTARLDLDDYNKEVHEGLHITSMAGTWMSIVEGFGGMRIQNDILIFNPCIPKGWKSFSFKIWFRDNLIKVKVAHDEIIIINEQGPSLTVKVWDKSLIVNGGSMVKI
- a CDS encoding glycoside hydrolase family 13 protein; this translates as MQRYLVLMSLAFILSFQMSKSQSINRVEPLNWWVGMKNQNLQLMIYGKNIGGADVKVNYAGVKLVKVNRVSNQNYLFLDLFIDKTTQAGNFDINFTFQNRSTLKHSYSLFQRKENSSLRNGFSSKDVVYLIMPDRFADGDTSNDNVAGYADVIDRKNQYGRHGGDIRGIINHLDYFNDLGVTTLWLTPVLENNQTKGSYHGYSITDYYKIDPRHGSNELYSSMVEQAHQKGLKIIMDMVFNHCGSEHWWMNDLPSEDWINVWPEYTTSNFRSSVLSDPYASDYDTKMMSRGWFSGTMPDLNQDNPFLANYLTQNSIWWVEFADLDGIRMDTYPFSQKNFMAHWAKVVMTEYPNFNIVAEAWFKESPWCAYWQKDANNRDGYNSNVPSVMDFPLMFTMQVAFDDTMGWDMGLTRLYNHLSKDFLYANPSNILIFADNHDESRFFMAKDSISRYKLVMTFLLTTRGIPQIYYGTELLMKGLKSEGDGNLRLDFPGGWYGDTRSAFISEGRTKKENEAWNFLQILLKWRKGSEVIQSGKLKQFVPEDNIYVYFRYSNHKAVMVILNSNKTEKVLNTDRFKEVLGGYSKGLEVISNKHFDSLKEIKLAPFSSAVIELIP
- the fbaA gene encoding class II fructose-bisphosphate aldolase, yielding MKKISSGVLTGKQLSELFSYAKAEGFAIPAVNVTGTNTMNAVLETAKAVNSPVIIQFSNSGASFLAGKTLSNDGQKASILGAISGAKHVHLLAEAYDVPVVLHTDHAAKKLLPWIDGLLDAGEKYYKETGKPLFSSHMLDLSEESLKENIEICKRYLERMSKMGMTLEIELGVTGGEEDGVDNTGVDSSKLYTQPEEVAYAYEELLKISPNFTIAASFGNVHGVYKPGNVVLNPVILMNSQKLIEQKFSTKHNPVNFVFHGGSGSEKEKIAEAISYGVIKMNIDTDLQWAYWDGIRKFYIAKQGYLQGQIGNPEGEDAPNKKYYDPRVWLRKGEESIVERLKEAFADLNALNRWI